From one Bacteroidota bacterium genomic stretch:
- a CDS encoding S9 family peptidase, which produces MKQKIKWGVIPFVLLTLVFSCQNKSTMTEKAPIVPLKDFFKNPDIAYFMLSPVGDKIAFTKPYKNRMNVFTSTLGGKDTTQITFIEDRDVQGYFWKTNNRIIYMRDNGGDENFHLYAVDADGKNQKDLTPFAKVNVQIVDDLEENENEVLIGMNKENPELFDVYKLNINTGALTLEAKNPGGVSNWITDHNGVVRVAMQSDGVNRVMLYRDDAKQPFKKVLETSFKENINPMFFTFDNKYVYASSNLGRDKSAIVKFDAANGKELELIFEHPEVDVEDLSYSKKRKVLTEINYITAKEETKYLDKETEAIHNKLKEKLGDKYEIIITSSNKNEDKLLVRTMSDRSLGTSYFYDVAKNELVKIADRAPWINENHMSEMKPISYQSKDGLTINGYLTLPKGVEAKNLPVVVNPHGGPWARDEWGWNPEVQFLANRGYAVLQMNFRGSTGYGRKFWEASFKQWGKTMQQDITDGVNYLVKEGIADPKRVAIYGASYGGYATLAGLTYTPNLYACGVDYVGVSNLFSFMNTIPPYWKPYLDMMYEMVGNPTKDTALMREASPVYHADKIVVPLFIAQGANDPRVNKAESDQMVEALKKRNIQVEYMVKDNEGHGFGNEENQFDFYGAMEKFLAKHIGDSAVAAKH; this is translated from the coding sequence ATGAAACAAAAAATTAAATGGGGCGTAATTCCCTTTGTATTGTTAACACTGGTATTTTCGTGCCAAAACAAATCAACAATGACCGAAAAAGCACCTATTGTTCCGTTAAAAGACTTCTTTAAAAATCCGGATATTGCTTATTTTATGTTATCGCCCGTGGGTGATAAAATAGCATTTACCAAACCTTATAAAAATAGAATGAATGTTTTTACAAGTACGCTAGGTGGTAAAGATACTACGCAAATTACTTTTATAGAGGACCGCGATGTACAAGGTTATTTTTGGAAAACAAATAACCGTATTATTTACATGCGCGATAATGGTGGCGATGAAAACTTTCATTTATACGCTGTTGATGCAGATGGTAAAAACCAAAAAGATTTAACGCCTTTTGCCAAAGTAAATGTGCAAATAGTTGATGATTTAGAAGAAAATGAGAACGAAGTATTGATAGGTATGAATAAAGAAAATCCTGAATTGTTTGATGTATACAAATTAAACATTAACACAGGGGCATTGACTTTAGAAGCTAAAAATCCGGGTGGCGTTAGTAACTGGATTACCGACCACAACGGGGTAGTACGTGTAGCCATGCAGTCGGATGGAGTGAATAGGGTAATGCTTTACAGGGATGATGCAAAGCAACCATTTAAAAAAGTATTGGAAACCAGTTTTAAAGAAAACATAAACCCTATGTTTTTCACTTTCGATAATAAGTATGTATACGCTTCATCTAATTTAGGAAGAGACAAATCGGCCATTGTGAAATTTGATGCAGCCAATGGTAAAGAATTGGAGTTAATTTTTGAACATCCGGAAGTAGATGTGGAAGATTTAAGCTACTCGAAAAAGCGCAAAGTATTAACCGAAATAAATTATATAACAGCCAAAGAAGAAACCAAATATTTAGATAAAGAAACAGAAGCAATACACAATAAGCTAAAGGAAAAGTTAGGCGATAAGTACGAAATAATAATTACAAGCAGCAATAAAAATGAAGATAAATTATTGGTGCGCACCATGAGCGACAGATCGTTGGGAACAAGCTATTTTTATGATGTAGCAAAAAACGAATTGGTAAAAATTGCCGACAGGGCACCTTGGATAAATGAAAATCATATGAGCGAAATGAAGCCAATAAGTTATCAGTCGAAAGATGGTTTAACAATTAACGGTTACCTGACTTTACCAAAAGGAGTAGAAGCTAAAAATTTGCCGGTGGTGGTTAATCCGCATGGTGGCCCTTGGGCACGCGATGAGTGGGGCTGGAATCCTGAAGTGCAGTTTTTAGCCAATAGAGGTTATGCTGTTTTACAAATGAATTTCAGAGGTTCAACAGGCTACGGACGTAAGTTCTGGGAAGCCAGCTTTAAGCAATGGGGTAAAACCATGCAACAGGATATAACAGATGGCGTAAACTATTTGGTAAAAGAAGGAATAGCTGACCCTAAACGAGTAGCTATTTATGGTGCAAGCTATGGCGGTTATGCTACATTAGCCGGGCTAACTTATACACCCAATTTATATGCATGTGGAGTTGATTATGTAGGTGTATCTAATTTATTCAGTTTTATGAATACCATTCCACCTTACTGGAAACCTTATTTAGATATGATGTACGAAATGGTGGGTAATCCGACTAAAGATACTGCTTTGATGCGTGAAGCTTCACCCGTTTACCATGCCGATAAAATTGTTGTACCTTTATTTATAGCACAAGGAGCTAACGACCCAAGGGTAAATAAAGCAGAAAGCGACCAAATGGTAGAGGCTTTAAAGAAAAGAAATATTCAGGTAGAATATATGGTTAAAGACAATGAAGGCCACGGATTTGGCAATGAAGAAAACCAGTTTGATTTTTATGGTGCTATGGAAAAGTTTTTAGCCAAGCATATAGGCGACAGTGCCGTAGCTGCTAAACACTAA
- a CDS encoding antibiotic biosynthesis monooxygenase, whose product MEKNFVAINYIQCEADYKARFEELFASRAHAIDTMPGFVDMQVLKPQTENDPYLIVSFWESEESFKTWTTSPAFMEGHKRGFEDIRQAKAEGKKAPMTSDFKVYKVISR is encoded by the coding sequence ATGGAAAAAAATTTTGTTGCCATTAATTACATTCAATGTGAAGCTGATTATAAAGCTCGTTTTGAAGAACTATTTGCAAGTCGTGCTCACGCTATAGATACTATGCCAGGTTTTGTAGACATGCAAGTATTAAAACCACAAACTGAAAACGACCCTTACCTGATAGTAAGTTTTTGGGAAAGTGAAGAATCTTTTAAAACTTGGACTACTTCACCCGCATTTATGGAAGGCCACAAACGTGGATTCGAAGATATAAGACAAGCAAAAGCCGAAGGAAAAAAAGCACCTATGACTTCTGACTTTAAAGTTTATAAAGTTATTTCAAGATAA
- a CDS encoding T9SS type A sorting domain-containing protein, translating to MKRIILLYAFVQMIQLNVKAQMVSDSVFMGPSYRNEVYYSLQKGMVDTVEIKTWDLAFSTVGSFDQQFFTIQANHSNGVRVYKYPKSDITGWAAFDTTGWQGWRNLWNTDTSWSHGAFNLNPENHPVYSWGTYTNSGEITGDSLYLIGYASSTNPVPTTFKKLWIVQRKSSSGIRTWEFRYANLNGTADTTITLNDAQYANKYFAYYNLKTNTALNREPVNTSWDIVFTRYFGAQNSPTTPYYQVTGVLQNRKVQVIKETSTAVDNMVNPLRDDSRFAASNMSTIGWNWKALDANFAYYMEDSTAFFIKVDSAVTNGNVNTKIYKLVFTGFAGSSTGKVAFGKKLISNFTTSVNEVASKNINITAFPNPVSQTLTVLFDTENSNEATVSLKDVTGKNVMLKTITAKGFSKYELDVTTLTKGVYILNVNTENARGVQKIIVD from the coding sequence ATGAAAAGAATAATTTTACTGTACGCATTTGTGCAAATGATTCAACTAAATGTAAAAGCTCAGATGGTTTCAGATTCTGTGTTTATGGGCCCAAGTTACCGTAACGAAGTTTATTACAGTTTACAAAAAGGAATGGTTGACACCGTGGAAATTAAAACATGGGATTTGGCTTTTTCAACTGTAGGAAGTTTCGATCAACAATTTTTTACCATACAAGCAAACCATAGCAATGGCGTTAGAGTTTATAAATACCCTAAAAGTGATATTACAGGTTGGGCTGCTTTTGATACAACAGGCTGGCAAGGTTGGAGAAATTTATGGAATACCGATACCAGTTGGTCACACGGTGCATTTAATTTAAATCCTGAAAACCACCCGGTATACTCATGGGGTACTTACACCAACTCAGGCGAAATAACAGGTGATTCACTTTACTTAATTGGTTACGCGAGTTCAACAAATCCGGTACCTACCACATTTAAAAAATTATGGATTGTACAACGTAAATCATCATCAGGTATTAGAACATGGGAATTCAGATATGCTAACTTAAATGGAACAGCTGATACAACCATTACTTTAAACGATGCGCAATATGCCAACAAATATTTTGCTTATTATAATTTAAAAACCAATACAGCTCTTAACAGAGAACCGGTAAACACCAGTTGGGATATTGTATTTACAAGATACTTTGGTGCACAAAACTCGCCAACAACTCCTTACTACCAGGTAACAGGTGTATTACAAAACAGAAAAGTTCAGGTAATAAAAGAAACCAGTACTGCTGTAGATAATATGGTTAATCCTTTAAGAGATGACTCACGTTTTGCCGCTTCAAACATGTCGACCATTGGTTGGAATTGGAAAGCATTAGATGCTAATTTTGCTTATTACATGGAAGATTCAACAGCCTTTTTTATTAAAGTAGATTCGGCAGTTACCAATGGAAATGTAAATACAAAAATTTATAAATTAGTGTTTACAGGATTTGCCGGTAGCTCAACAGGAAAAGTAGCATTTGGCAAAAAACTAATTTCAAACTTTACTACATCAGTTAACGAAGTAGCGTCAAAAAATATAAATATTACTGCATTCCCTAACCCAGTTTCGCAAACATTAACTGTATTGTTTGATACCGAAAATAGCAATGAAGCAACTGTGTCGTTAAAAGATGTTACTGGTAAAAATGTAATGCTTAAAACCATAACTGCAAAAGGATTCAGCAAGTACGAGTTAGATGTAACCACATTAACTAAAGGTGTTTATATTTTAAATGTAAATACTGAAAATGCCAGAGGCGTTCAAAAAATAATTGTTGACTAA
- a CDS encoding TonB-dependent receptor: MIRKIKLQVVNSSFFINFILAVVLVFVQAQLIGQQRIKITNEKNEAIDEAIVAFFPVGNSARQKMAVTNNKGEVFIKSKEKIVFTVSKVGFENLSDTIETGQTKTYIIKRNNTNFKDVVITGQFEQNTIDKSVQKVKIIDRKRIEQQGAVNLKDVLSNELNIRITQDGVLGTQMNMMGLDGQNVKILIDGVPVLGRLDGNIDISQINLNNVERIEIVEGPMSVIYGTDALGGVINIITKKANDRKYSLNANIYNESVGTYNADANVGFNIKKIQVAIGGGRNYFDGFSRVENDSIRQLEWKPKEQYFFNGEIKYSYKNQIHRFTTQYFNELIKSKANPTITPYSISALDDYFITNRTTNTLYSDFFFSNKATLTLINSFGTFERNKIRYVKNLVTGENKITPNASDHDTSKFNLVLLRGTYTTRTNSIFNSQLGYDINLETGYGKKLENNTQNIGDYALFYISDIKATKKLNIRQGVRFIYNTRYGAPVVPNFNIKYDLTKNLFLRASYSQGFRAPSLKELSLLFVDVNHNIRGNKDLKAETSNNFLASLSYNYQYKKLITKSDVSIFYNDIKDLISLAIVDPVNQLYSYVNIEKYKTLGLNFNSQITIKNIQFNLGYGRIGRYNQLSSSNNISEFSYTNEYRLNTTYSIKKWATDVNLFYKYNGRLPGFGLDADNNIIQTFVSDYSMVDGSISKSFYKNKLVIIFGVKNILDVTNISVNSSSATHSSNSNNMPTAMGRFYFTSIRFSIEKI; encoded by the coding sequence GTGATTAGAAAGATAAAACTGCAAGTAGTAAATAGCAGTTTTTTCATAAACTTTATATTAGCTGTTGTTCTGGTTTTTGTGCAAGCACAATTAATAGGGCAACAGCGTATAAAGATTACCAATGAAAAAAACGAGGCTATTGATGAAGCAATAGTTGCGTTTTTTCCTGTGGGTAATAGCGCCAGACAAAAAATGGCCGTTACCAATAATAAAGGTGAGGTATTCATCAAATCAAAAGAGAAAATAGTTTTTACCGTTTCAAAGGTTGGCTTTGAAAACCTAAGCGATACCATTGAAACCGGGCAGACAAAAACCTATATCATAAAACGAAACAATACCAATTTTAAGGATGTAGTTATTACCGGTCAGTTTGAGCAGAATACGATTGACAAATCAGTTCAGAAAGTTAAAATAATTGACCGCAAAAGAATTGAACAACAAGGGGCTGTTAATTTAAAAGATGTGCTCAGCAACGAACTTAATATTAGAATAACGCAAGATGGCGTTTTAGGAACCCAAATGAATATGATGGGGCTTGACGGACAGAATGTAAAAATTTTAATAGATGGAGTGCCCGTATTGGGGCGTTTAGATGGCAATATAGATATCAGCCAAATAAACCTGAACAATGTAGAAAGAATAGAAATAGTAGAAGGGCCAATGAGTGTAATATATGGAACCGATGCCTTAGGCGGAGTTATAAATATTATTACCAAAAAAGCCAATGACCGTAAATACAGTTTAAATGCAAATATTTACAACGAGTCAGTAGGTACTTATAATGCCGATGCAAATGTTGGATTCAATATAAAAAAAATACAGGTTGCAATTGGTGGCGGGCGTAATTATTTTGATGGTTTTTCACGCGTTGAAAATGACTCCATACGACAACTTGAATGGAAACCCAAAGAACAGTATTTTTTTAATGGAGAAATAAAGTACAGTTATAAGAACCAAATTCACAGGTTTACTACACAATACTTTAACGAGCTCATTAAAAGTAAAGCCAACCCCACCATAACACCCTATTCAATTAGTGCGCTTGACGATTATTTTATAACTAACCGAACAACAAATACACTTTATTCCGATTTCTTTTTCAGCAATAAAGCTACCCTGACTTTAATAAACTCGTTTGGGACTTTTGAACGAAATAAAATAAGGTACGTTAAGAATTTAGTAACAGGTGAAAATAAAATTACACCCAATGCAAGCGACCACGATACCAGTAAATTTAACCTTGTATTACTAAGAGGTACATACACCACCAGAACCAATTCTATATTTAACTCACAATTGGGTTACGATATAAACCTAGAAACCGGTTATGGCAAAAAATTAGAAAACAATACCCAAAACATTGGTGATTATGCACTGTTTTATATTTCAGATATAAAGGCCACCAAGAAATTAAACATCAGGCAGGGAGTAAGGTTTATATACAATACCCGCTACGGCGCACCCGTAGTCCCTAACTTTAATATAAAATACGACTTAACAAAAAACCTGTTTTTACGAGCTAGCTATTCGCAAGGTTTCAGAGCTCCTTCATTAAAAGAATTGAGTTTACTTTTTGTTGATGTAAACCACAATATAAGAGGCAACAAAGATTTAAAGGCCGAAACATCCAATAATTTTTTAGCCTCCCTCAGCTACAATTACCAGTACAAAAAATTAATAACAAAGTCAGATGTATCAATATTTTATAACGATATAAAAGACCTAATCAGTTTAGCAATAGTAGATCCCGTTAATCAGTTATATAGCTATGTAAATATTGAAAAATACAAAACATTGGGATTAAATTTTAATAGCCAGATAACTATAAAAAATATACAGTTTAACTTAGGCTATGGTAGAATTGGACGATATAACCAATTAAGCAGTAGCAATAATATAAGCGAATTTTCCTACACCAATGAATACAGACTTAATACTACCTACAGCATAAAAAAATGGGCGACTGATGTAAACCTGTTTTATAAATACAATGGTAGACTACCCGGTTTTGGTTTAGATGCAGACAATAACATTATACAAACCTTTGTGAGTGATTACTCTATGGTAGATGGCAGTATTAGTAAATCATTTTATAAGAACAAACTCGTTATCATTTTCGGTGTAAAAAACATTTTGGACGTGACCAATATTTCTGTTAATTCAAGCAGCGCTACTCACAGTTCAAACAGCAATAATATGCCCACAGCCATGGGAAGATTTTACTTTACCTCAATTAGATTCAGCATTGAAAAAATTTAA
- a CDS encoding HmuY family protein has protein sequence MKKFKLISFTILSLLLFSCEKEDMLWKLPPSAGTEKVERVSMGENYEKVIFYKLSTGHKEIKNLNDWHIAFNNYSSEMYVRINGGADVQIFNTFDTSFNKKYNVPPFWDWDNPNGKKDSTAVGCWFDTISRKSLMNVYIIDLGKSVMPRYKKIQFMGASPNNYSIRYANLDNFNEVQIDFKRSLSTNFTYCNLLKNDTSNFEPDFHEWDFVFTRYRHVYYDLEPITPYYVTGVLTNPTNTLAAKTRKIKFEDINISNVQQIMLSVNEDVIGFDWKFYDLNAAKYLVDDKTTYIIKDQEGYLYKLKFIDFYDENGVKGAPQFVYSRL, from the coding sequence TTGAAAAAATTTAAACTAATATCATTCACCATTCTTTCATTGCTTCTGTTTTCATGCGAAAAAGAAGATATGTTATGGAAACTGCCACCTTCTGCCGGAACAGAAAAAGTAGAACGCGTTAGTATGGGCGAAAATTACGAAAAGGTAATTTTTTATAAGCTAAGCACCGGCCATAAAGAAATAAAAAATTTAAACGACTGGCATATTGCATTCAACAATTATTCGAGTGAAATGTATGTTAGAATAAATGGCGGTGCCGATGTGCAAATATTTAACACATTTGATACCAGCTTCAACAAAAAATACAATGTGCCACCGTTTTGGGATTGGGATAATCCCAATGGTAAAAAAGATTCAACAGCTGTTGGATGCTGGTTTGATACCATTAGTAGAAAATCACTTATGAATGTATATATAATTGATTTAGGTAAATCAGTTATGCCCAGGTATAAAAAAATTCAATTTATGGGCGCTTCACCAAATAACTATTCAATCAGATATGCTAACTTAGATAACTTCAATGAAGTGCAGATTGATTTTAAAAGAAGCCTCAGTACAAATTTTACCTATTGTAATTTACTCAAAAATGATACGAGTAATTTTGAACCCGATTTTCACGAGTGGGATTTTGTTTTTACCCGTTACCGCCATGTTTATTACGATTTAGAGCCTATAACACCCTATTACGTAACAGGCGTATTAACCAATCCAACAAACACCCTTGCAGCTAAAACCAGGAAAATAAAGTTTGAAGATATTAACATCAGTAATGTGCAACAGATTATGTTATCAGTCAATGAAGATGTAATTGGATTTGACTGGAAATTCTACGATTTAAACGCAGCAAAATATTTGGTTGATGATAAAACCACCTACATTATTAAAGATCAGGAAGGTTACTTATACAAACTAAAGTTTATAGATTTTTATGATGAAAATGGAGTGAAAGGAGCTCCACAATTTGTTTACAGCAGGTTATAA
- a CDS encoding DUF6686 family protein has product MCSPIKLKHNQYGYISWCSECNNINIAFHTILFSLNTSQFENFSSILNNDVNNTEKCNQNTEKSFLYNTDSLNVNIILNYIELVQLAELVADSLLLYRSLQLIKEISQNI; this is encoded by the coding sequence ATGTGTTCACCAATTAAATTAAAACATAACCAGTATGGATATATTTCGTGGTGTAGCGAATGTAATAATATAAATATAGCCTTTCATACCATACTGTTTTCGCTTAATACAAGCCAGTTTGAAAACTTTTCATCCATATTAAATAACGATGTAAATAATACCGAGAAGTGCAACCAGAATACAGAGAAATCGTTTTTATACAATACAGATAGTTTAAATGTAAATATTATTTTAAACTATATAGAACTGGTTCAGTTAGCTGAACTGGTTGCAGACTCATTACTACTATACAGGTCCTTACAATTAATTAAAGAAATATCACAAAACATATGA
- a CDS encoding YCF48-related protein, with amino-acid sequence MKRIQLIIILLLINTVIHAQWITQTSGTTSSLWGSYFFSNDTGFVVGNGPAILSTTNGGNTWNTIAPPAGVTQGLRGVNFTDFVTGYAVGTSGRILKTRNRGVSWDTLTRPTTAGLLCVNFISDTVGFIGGGGSSGSGIWRTADSANSWTFFSAGGSFSIFDIKFTNSKKIGYACGVGGVIMKTSDTGTTWSTIVSGASGSGTITLTSVAILNDSTAFVCGQTGNIRKTTNGGATWIGLNSGTTTYLNAIQFINDSVGYAAGQSGLLIKTTDGGITWSTVTTSVTTSIQKIFFTPNYNAYLLLSNGSILKSSTTLPVKLVSFTLNQKDNYNELVWLTAQEVNANRFEIEQQIDAYNWTKIGTVEASNNSSKLVRYNFECNKSVNKNAQNYYRLKIIDNDGTFAYSKILATRNSVESSMKVSPNPLTGNTIYIESADNFETKYFELYNNQGVLVQVLETKDNKGMIDNLSNGIYFLINKNTGASYKLYINN; translated from the coding sequence ATGAAAAGAATACAACTAATAATAATTTTACTTTTAATAAATACAGTTATACATGCCCAATGGATTACCCAAACCAGTGGCACTACCAGTTCACTATGGGGAAGCTACTTTTTTAGTAATGATACCGGTTTTGTAGTAGGCAATGGTCCTGCTATTTTAAGCACTACAAACGGAGGAAATACATGGAATACCATTGCACCACCAGCCGGAGTTACACAAGGCTTACGCGGTGTTAACTTTACAGATTTTGTTACGGGTTATGCCGTTGGAACAAGCGGACGAATATTAAAGACACGTAACAGAGGCGTAAGCTGGGATACATTAACAAGACCAACTACCGCAGGACTTTTATGCGTAAATTTTATAAGTGATACCGTTGGTTTTATAGGTGGAGGTGGAAGTTCAGGTAGTGGTATTTGGCGCACGGCTGATAGTGCCAATTCATGGACATTTTTTAGTGCAGGTGGTAGCTTTTCTATTTTCGATATTAAGTTTACCAACAGCAAGAAAATTGGTTATGCATGTGGTGTTGGCGGTGTAATTATGAAAACTTCAGATACAGGCACTACATGGAGTACCATAGTAAGTGGTGCATCAGGTAGCGGAACCATTACATTAACATCAGTAGCCATATTAAACGATAGCACTGCATTTGTATGCGGACAAACGGGAAACATCAGGAAAACAACCAATGGTGGAGCCACGTGGATTGGTTTAAATTCAGGAACAACAACCTATTTAAATGCTATTCAGTTTATAAACGACAGTGTAGGTTATGCTGCCGGTCAAAGTGGTTTATTAATTAAAACAACCGATGGTGGTATAACATGGAGCACTGTAACTACCAGTGTAACCACTTCCATTCAAAAAATATTTTTCACACCCAATTACAATGCCTATTTATTATTATCAAATGGAAGTATTTTAAAATCAAGTACTACGTTACCTGTAAAATTAGTGAGTTTTACCCTTAACCAAAAAGACAATTACAATGAGTTAGTATGGTTAACGGCACAAGAAGTAAATGCTAATAGGTTTGAAATAGAACAACAGATAGATGCCTACAACTGGACTAAAATTGGAACGGTAGAAGCAAGCAATAATAGCAGCAAATTAGTACGGTATAATTTTGAATGTAATAAGTCTGTAAATAAAAATGCACAAAATTACTATCGCTTAAAAATAATTGACAATGACGGTACTTTTGCCTACTCAAAAATTCTAGCTACTCGAAATAGCGTTGAATCAAGCATGAAAGTGAGTCCCAATCCATTAACAGGGAATACCATTTACATAGAATCAGCTGATAATTTTGAAACTAAGTATTTTGAATTGTATAACAACCAAGGAGTATTAGTGCAAGTATTAGAAACAAAAGACAATAAAGGAATGATAGACAATCTTTCAAATGGAATTTATTTCTTAATTAATAAAAATACAGGAGCATCATATAAACTATATATAAATAACTAA
- a CDS encoding M20/M25/M40 family metallo-hydrolase, with protein MNKILLLLTLTTSFKISSAQLITEAKIKKHITYLASDKLQGREPGTKGEQLAYQYIQKQFKRMDLLPKGSDGYLQNFTYKTLASPHDTIGLGKQKNGTNVVAYLDNNANYTIVIGGHYDHLGYDEHPSSLDKNKKLIHNGADDNASGTAGVIELANYFVNNDVKEKYNFLFICFSGEEDGLIGSKYYVNNPTIDLNTIQCMINMDMVGRLNDSTKKVMVYGVGTSPGYSNAFANLTTPLTLAFDSSGIGPSDQTSFYLKDIPALHFFTGQHSDYHKSSDDTEKINYAGEKLVLDLIAAVTEKLADQPKLTFTKTKQPEQQRVSFKVTLGIMPDYTFEGIGLKIDAVNEGKPAEKAGLLSGDIITEMGAVKIENIYDYMKALGTFKKGETSTIVITRNKNKMQFNLTF; from the coding sequence ATGAATAAAATTCTTTTACTATTAACTTTAACAACTTCATTTAAAATAAGCTCTGCCCAATTAATAACGGAAGCAAAAATAAAGAAGCATATAACGTATTTGGCCAGCGATAAATTGCAAGGGAGAGAGCCAGGAACAAAAGGAGAGCAATTAGCCTACCAATATATTCAAAAGCAATTTAAAAGAATGGATTTGCTTCCAAAAGGAAGCGATGGTTATTTACAAAACTTTACCTATAAAACATTAGCCAGTCCGCACGATACAATTGGATTAGGTAAACAAAAAAACGGAACCAACGTAGTTGCCTATTTAGATAACAATGCCAACTACACGATAGTAATAGGTGGACATTACGACCATTTAGGTTACGATGAGCATCCATCATCGTTAGATAAAAACAAAAAACTAATCCATAACGGAGCCGATGACAATGCCTCGGGAACAGCAGGTGTTATTGAGTTGGCTAATTATTTTGTAAACAATGATGTAAAAGAAAAATACAATTTTTTGTTCATCTGCTTTTCAGGTGAAGAAGATGGCTTAATAGGTTCCAAATACTATGTAAACAATCCTACCATTGACTTAAATACCATTCAGTGTATGATAAACATGGATATGGTAGGCAGATTAAATGACAGCACCAAAAAAGTAATGGTATATGGCGTAGGAACAAGCCCAGGCTATAGCAATGCATTTGCTAATTTAACAACTCCGTTAACACTGGCTTTTGATTCGTCAGGCATTGGCCCTTCCGATCAAACATCGTTTTATTTAAAAGATATTCCCGCGTTACATTTCTTCACAGGCCAGCATTCAGATTACCATAAATCAAGCGATGATACCGAGAAAATAAATTATGCAGGAGAAAAATTAGTACTTGATTTAATAGCTGCGGTAACAGAAAAGTTAGCCGACCAACCCAAGCTAACTTTTACCAAAACCAAGCAACCAGAGCAACAAAGAGTAAGTTTTAAAGTAACATTGGGTATAATGCCCGACTATACTTTTGAAGGTATTGGCTTAAAGATAGATGCTGTAAATGAAGGTAAGCCAGCCGAAAAAGCAGGTTTGTTATCAGGCGATATAATAACCGAAATGGGTGCTGTTAAAATCGAAAATATTTATGACTATATGAAAGCATTGGGCACCTTTAAAAAAGGCGAAACCAGTACCATAGTTATAACCAGAAATAAAAACAAAATGCAGTTTAATTTAACGTTTTAA
- a CDS encoding response regulator transcription factor, whose protein sequence is MRAVERTILLVEDEIGLAEILKFNLEQDGFHITLAHDGLTATGLLATQKFDLVLLDVMLPDKDGYEICKQFRTTDLQTPVVFITSRGSSIDRIHGLRLGANDYLVKPFEYDELLLRINNLLVNNIYNNNDTQFKFGKCIIDFDKMIAADARGIQITLSKIEFEMMKFFVLNKDKVISRDEIYKNIWGYKKNEIPNSRTLDNFIVMLRKYFEVDPSNPKFIVSIRGYGYKFKTD, encoded by the coding sequence ATGAGAGCGGTAGAGCGTACCATTTTATTGGTTGAGGATGAAATTGGATTAGCAGAAATACTCAAGTTTAATTTAGAGCAGGACGGTTTTCATATTACACTAGCACATGATGGATTAACAGCAACAGGTTTGTTAGCTACCCAAAAGTTCGACTTGGTTTTGTTAGATGTAATGTTGCCCGATAAAGATGGTTATGAAATTTGCAAACAGTTTAGAACAACAGATTTGCAAACACCCGTTGTTTTTATTACGTCAAGAGGCTCAAGCATAGACAGAATTCATGGATTGCGATTAGGTGCCAACGATTATTTGGTAAAACCTTTTGAATACGATGAGTTACTGTTAAGAATAAACAATTTACTGGTAAACAATATTTACAACAACAACGATACACAGTTTAAATTTGGCAAGTGTATTATTGATTTTGATAAAATGATAGCGGCTGATGCACGCGGTATCCAAATTACATTGTCAAAAATAGAATTTGAAATGATGAAATTCTTTGTGTTAAACAAAGACAAAGTAATTAGCCGGGACGAGATTTATAAAAATATTTGGGGATACAAAAAAAATGAAATTCCCAATTCCCGCACCCTCGATAATTTTATAGTCATGCTCAGGAAATACTTTGAAGTAGACCCTTCCAACCCTAAGTTCATTGTTTCCATTAGAGGTTACGGTTATAAATTTAAAACAGACTAA